GGAGCGGATTCCGGCGAGGCAAGCGGCGCGGGTGGTGGGACGGAGGCCGGCGTGGCGGGTGGTGTCGGAGCGGAAGCCCGGCGGGGCGAAGGCACGGGGAGCGGCGAGGAAGCCTCCACGGGCCCCGGCCGCTACGTGGAGCTGGCCTCGGGCGAGCGCGTGCAGGACGCCTCCGGCACGGGCAGCGACGGCGGCGGCGAGGCGAAGGACTTGCTGGAGGAGCCGCGCTCCGGTCCGGTGTCGGGCGCGGACGACGCGCTGCTGAGCGCCGGCATCTGGGACGTGGCGAGCCGCGCGAGCCAGGAGGAAGCGGGCTCTGGCGCGGGTTCGGAACAGGGCTCCAACGAAGACGCGGCGACCCCGGAAGGGGAGCCCCACGCGGAGGCCATCGAGCCGCGCGTGATGGGACAGGTGACGGCGATGGTGTTGCCGCTGGAGCGACTGGAGGAGGACACCACCTTCCGTCTGCGGGACGAGGGCGACGTGTCCGAATTGGCCACGGACCTGGCGCGACTGGGCCAGCTGTTCCCGGTGGACGTGCGCCCGCGCGGGGAGGACCGCTACCAGCTCATCTGCGGCTTCCGGCGCGTGGCGGCGCTGCGCTTCCTCAAGCGCGACCAGGTCCAGGTGCGTGTCCACGAGGAGCTGTCCGACGAGGACGCGCTCCTGCTGTCCCTGGCGGAGGCCATCCACGCCTCTCCGGTGGAGCACGACGTGCTGGAGGCCAAGCGCGAGTCGCTGGAGGCCGAAGGCCGGCTGACGGCGCCGGTGCGCGACATGCTGGAGAAGGCGCTCGCCACGGAGGAGACGCTGGCGCCGGAGGGCGTGGAGGAGGAGATCGACGCCGACGAGCTGGCGGTGGACGTCGCGCAGCGCATGGGCGCCCTCAACCAGGACCTCTCGCTGCTCGCGGACGTCTTCGCCGCGCTGGATGAATCGCGCAAGGCGGAGCTGTTGATGCAACTGCGCTACTCGGCGCAGCTGGTGGCGTACCTGGAGGGTCTGTAGCCCATGGCGGACACGCTCGAACGCGACCGCGCCCGGCTCCTGGAGGTGCTCACGCAGCGCTCCTTCGAGCGCCGGCGCGTGGTGCTCTCCTCCGGCAAGGAGTCGGACTTCTACATCGACTGCAAGCGCACGGCGCTGCTCGCCGAGGGGCACTACCTCATCGGCCGGCTGATGCTGGAGGCCATCCGGCGCGACGCTCCGTCGGCGGTGGCCGCGGGCGGGCTGACGCTGGGCGCGGATCCGCTCGCGTCGGCGGTGAGCCTCACCAGCTTCCTGGAGGGCGGCGGCCAGAAGTCCCTGCACGCCTTCATCGTGCGCAAGGAGCCCAAGGGCCACGGCACCGGTCAGTGGATTGAAGGCCTGTCCGCGCTGGGCCCTGGCGCCCCGGTGGCCATCGTGGAGGACGTGGTGACGACGGGCGCGTCCACGCTCAAGGCCATCGAGCGCGCGAAGCTGGAGGGCCTGACGGTGCTGGGCGCCTTCGCGCTGGTGGACCGCCTGGAGGGCGGACGCGAGGCCGTGGAGGCCGCTGGCCACCGCCTCACCACGTTGTTCACGCGCAAGGACTTCATCCCGTGAGAAGGCTGCTGGTGGTCGCGGTGGTGCTGGGCGTGCTGGGCGCTTGCGCCAACCACCCCCCCGTCGTCGGGGAGCCCGCGCCCACGCTGGATGATCCGAAGCAGGAGGCCGCGTACCTCGCCGTGCTGGACCGGTACTCGGACCGCAAGGAGATCTACGACGGCTTCGACACGCGCGTCTTCGCGGGGGCCACGCTCCAGACGCCCGCCTTCCGCGAAGCCCGCATCCACCGCCGCGCCCTGTTCCAGACGCTGCCCGCGGCGAAGGTGGAGCAGCTCCTCGCGGAGGAGCTGGCGGATGCGGAGAAGTTCTACGAGTTCTTCCTGGGCGTGCACGTCAACGACTACCGCTACGACGACTTCGCCCACCGCAACAGCATCTGGCGGATCGCGCTGGTGACGCCCGCGGGGGAGATCACCCCCATGGAGATCCGCCGCCTGGGCCGCGCGGACCTCAACGTGCGCGCGTACTACCCGTACACCAGCCTCTTCTGGGTGGGCTACCGCGTGCGCTTCCCCAAGACGTTCGCCAACGGCCAGCCCGTCATCCCCGAAGGCACGGAGCAGGTGATGCTCCGCGTCGCCTCGTCGCTGGGGAACGCGGCGATGAAGGTGAGCGCGCGCTGACGCGCGGGAGCAGGGGACGGCCGCGGGCCTTCAGGTCTGCTGGCCGTCCTTCAGCCACTTCGACGTGAGCGGCATCGTGGGCCCCGCGAGCAGGCGGTCCAGGAGCGCGTCCGGAGCAGCGTTCACCGCGAAGGGCATGCCCTGCGACTCCGGGACGAAGCCCGCCTCCACCATCCGGTTCACCAGCGCGAGCAGCGGCTGGAAGAAGCCGTCCACGTCCAGCAGGCCCATGGGCTTCCTGTGCAGGCCCAGCTGTGCCCAGGTGATGATCTCGAAGAGCTCGTCCAGGGTGCCGAAGCCGCCGGGCAGGGCGAGGAAGGCGTCCGCGCGCTCGGCCATCAGCGCCTTGCGCGAGTGCATGGAGTCCACCCGGTGCAGCTCCGTCAGGCGCGGGTGGGCCAGCTCCTTCGCGTCCATGAAGTGGGGCAGCACGCCCACGGCCTTGCCGCCGTTGGCGATGACCGCGTCCGCCACCGCGCCCATCAACCCCACGCTGGCGCCGCCGTAGACGAGCGTCAGCCCCCGCTTCGCCATCGCGA
The genomic region above belongs to Corallococcus caeni and contains:
- a CDS encoding ParB/RepB/Spo0J family partition protein gives rise to the protein MPGTPGENATPSQHEGAADASPPKHGEGAGGDVTPEGAVQTNLPGEGGQTMGTTSSTEVSTAGGEGQGLPHGADASTAGGSANASEASTASGEGSGSANAADASTAGDEGSGSANAADASAAGGEGSGSSGGADSGEASGAGGGTEAGVAGGVGAEARRGEGTGSGEEASTGPGRYVELASGERVQDASGTGSDGGGEAKDLLEEPRSGPVSGADDALLSAGIWDVASRASQEEAGSGAGSEQGSNEDAATPEGEPHAEAIEPRVMGQVTAMVLPLERLEEDTTFRLRDEGDVSELATDLARLGQLFPVDVRPRGEDRYQLICGFRRVAALRFLKRDQVQVRVHEELSDEDALLLSLAEAIHASPVEHDVLEAKRESLEAEGRLTAPVRDMLEKALATEETLAPEGVEEEIDADELAVDVAQRMGALNQDLSLLADVFAALDESRKAELLMQLRYSAQLVAYLEGL
- a CDS encoding TIGR00730 family Rossman fold protein is translated as MAEATVRSVCVFCGSRSGTRAEYREAASRLGVAMAKRGLTLVYGGASVGLMGAVADAVIANGGKAVGVLPHFMDAKELAHPRLTELHRVDSMHSRKALMAERADAFLALPGGFGTLDELFEIITWAQLGLHRKPMGLLDVDGFFQPLLALVNRMVEAGFVPESQGMPFAVNAAPDALLDRLLAGPTMPLTSKWLKDGQQT
- the pyrE gene encoding orotate phosphoribosyltransferase, whose amino-acid sequence is MADTLERDRARLLEVLTQRSFERRRVVLSSGKESDFYIDCKRTALLAEGHYLIGRLMLEAIRRDAPSAVAAGGLTLGADPLASAVSLTSFLEGGGQKSLHAFIVRKEPKGHGTGQWIEGLSALGPGAPVAIVEDVVTTGASTLKAIERAKLEGLTVLGAFALVDRLEGGREAVEAAGHRLTTLFTRKDFIP